The segment GTTCAGGCGCACCGTGTACTCGACCGACAACGCCCCCTTCGGCACATAGCCGAAGTACTCGCGATAGACCGCAGGTGTGCGTTCCGTGAAGGCAGACCACGACTTCTTTTCGTCACGCGTTGCGATTTCCGAATCGCGGCCCAGGCCGCTGCCGAGAATCGTCGCCCCGGTTGGCACCGGATCGCTGACCACCACCCAAGTCATGTCGGCCTGCGCGTCGATGTCGAGCTTCACCCGATAGGTATCGCCACGCGACCACTTGCCTGCCACCGCCTGATCCACCGGCGTCACGGTACGGCGCACGCGATAGCCCGCAGACACCGGTTCGGTCGGCGGTACCGCCGCCAGCGCGCGCACAGTGGCCCACGGACGACCCGAGCCCTGCTGTTCAACCTGCAGCGTAGCCGGTGCCGTCGATGTCTTGGCCGGCCACGGCAATTCGACCATGCCGCTGGCCACGCCATCCTTCTGCGTGGCCTTCGACCATTCGAACGTGCGTGACGCATCGCCCAGCGCAACGCGCGCCGCGCCTGCCACCGGCGTCTTCTCGTACACCTGCGCATAGCGCTGGATCGCCAGCACGCCCCAGGCGTTGGCCGTGGTCGTCATCCACGCGCCGCGCGTCTGCCGGCCGAGCAGCCCCGTCACCAGTTCGGGCACATCGCCCTTCCAGTCTGGTAACTGTGTCGCCAGCGCGAGCAGCTTCGCGGCGTTCACATCGCCACCAGACATCAGCCACCACCAGTTGTCGGTGCGCTCGGTGGAGAACACCAGTCGCGTGCCCTGGACCGTCAGGCGACTGCGCAGCAACTGCGTGGCTTCGGCCATGCGCTTGTCACGCTGCGGGATATCCTGCACGCGCGACAGGATGCCGAGCCAGTCGATCAGCGCCGACGTCGGCCACTGCTCGGGCAGGATCTGGATTGACCCGAGCATCCGCGCCTGCGCATGGCCGGTGCGCGACAACGCATCCAGCGCGGCAAGCTTGCGCACGTCGAGATCCATCGTCGCCGAAGACGGCGCCCAGCGCGGAGGCGTGATGCGGCCTTCGACAAAGGCAGTCAGTCCGCGCTCCATCTGATCGCGCAGCGCGTCCGGCACGCGCATCGGCAGGCCAGCACGCGCAGCCTCGTCGGAGATCGAGAGCAGATACGCCGTCAGCACTTCGCTGCCGTAGCTTCCATCGCTACGCAGCGGGAAGTACGCGGCCAACCCGTTACTGTCCAGGTAGGACGGCAACTGCACCATCAATGCATCCCACGCGGCGGCATCGCCAAGGCCGAGCGCCTTCGACGAGCGTTGCTCGAGGCACGTGAACGGATAGTTGCGGAACCATTCACGCACCCCGGGCATGCCGCCAGCCAGCGACGACTGCAACGACACCTGCATCCCGCCCCGCACCTGGCCCTTTGGATCCGCCAGCGCGCCAGCCGGTGCCTGCACTGGCATCGACGCGTTCGGCGTCAATTGCGCCAGCACTGCCTGCTGCACCGTCACCGGGATGGCAGGAACGATCTGTTGCGAGACCTTGAGCTTGTCGCTGGCAGTGCCGGTGCCCTTCTCTGTCGCGCCCACTTCCCAAAGGATCGACCCGCCGCGGCTGAACGCCAGCAGTGCCGGCGCGGTGATGTCCCAGCCGATTTCTCGCGCTTCACCGGCAGGAATCTGCACGGTCTGCGCGGGCAGCGTCTGCGCGTCGACCAGCGTCGCGCGCGCGGTGGCTTCCACGGTCATCGCACGCTGCGTGGTATTGCGCAGCGTGAACATTGCGCGGTACTTGTCATCCTCGCGCACCAGCAGTGGCAGGCCGGCGATCATCTGCAGGTCTTGCGTCGCGGCGATCGACGCGCTGCCGCTGCCGAAGCGGCCCGCGCCAAGATCGGCCACGGCGACGATGCGGAAGCTGGTCAGCGAATCGTTGAGTGGCACGTCGAGTGCGGCTTTGCCTTCCGCATCGAGCTGCACGCGCGGATTCCACAGCAACAGCGTGTCGAACAGCTCGCGCGTCGGGCTCTTGCCGCCACCACCGCCCGCGGCCACGGCCTTGCGGCCATAGTGGCGGCGGCCAATGATCTCCATCTGCGCGGTCGAGGTCTCCACCCCATAACTGCGCCGCTGCAGCATCGCATCGAGCAGGTTCCAGCTTGTGTTCGGCATCAGTTCGAGCAGCGACTGATCGACCGCCGCCAGCGCGACCTCGCCATTCGCCGCCGGCTTGCCGTCGGGCAGCTTCACCTGCACCACCACATGCGCCTTGCCGCGCACCGGATACGTGGCCTTGTCAGGTGTGACAGTCACGTCGAGCCGGTGTGCTTCGTTGCCGACGCGGATTTCCGCCAGACCGAGCCGGAACGCCGGCTTCGACAGATCGACCAGCGGCGACGGCGCCACGTATTCCTTGCCCTCGCTGCGGAACGCGTGCCACCAGTCCAGCGGCTGACGCCATCCCCACGTAAAGAACGAGTACCAGGGCACCTCGCGCAGACGTCCGCGAATGCTTAGCACCGAGACATACACGTTCGGGCCCCACTCCGGCTTGACCTTGAGCTTGATGGTCGGATCGGTGCCGTTCAGCTCGACCACTTCGGTGTCCAGGATGCCTTCGCGCTCGATTGCGACCAGCGCCGTCGCGCGGCGGAACGGCATCCGTACCTGAAACACCGCGGTGTCGCCCGGCGCGTAGGCCTTCTTCTCCGGCAGCACGTCCATGCGGTCGTGGTTCTCGCCGCCGAACCAGAGTTCGCCCTGGCGCGTGACCCAGACGGTCGTCGCGGCCTGTGTCACGCGTCCATCGCCATCGCGCGCGTTGGCTACCAGTTCCACTTCACCCGCCTGCGACAACGCCACCTCGCAACGCGCGCGGCCCTGTGCGTCGGTACGCGTCTCGCACACCACGCCGAGGTCCTTCGTTTCGCTGCGATTGTCGTAGCGATAGAAGCCACCCACCACGCGCTTGCGCGCTGACGTGGTGATCCGCGCGCTCGCCTTGACCTGTACCGGCGTATCAGCAATCGGCTTGCCCTGCGTGTCGAGCACCACACCGTACACGGCCAGCTTCTGTGACACCGATACCCAGTTCGCGGCGCGAATGCCCGCCACCACGGCCGACGGCCACAACGGCACGGTCTGCCGCAGCGTCTGGATCTCGCCATTCGGATCGGCAAAGCCCGCTTCGAGCACGAGGTCGCCCGGCACGTTCACCTTCGGCAGCTTCTTGATCGTGACCTTGCCATTGCCGTCCTTGTCGAGCGTCAACGGCAGCTTGTCGGCAACGAGCTTCTCCGCTTCGTCACGCGAGCTCTCGCCTTCCTGGTCTTCCTCCTCGTCACCGCTGGCGCTCTGCTGCTGCTGCGGCCGTGGCGCGTTGAACGAGAAATCGTCGTAGTCGGCAAAGTTCACGTACTTGTTTCGCATCAGCGCCGACACGCTCACCGGCAGCCCGGCCGCGCCACCACCGTTCGTGTAGTGGATCTCCACGCCAACCGGTACCTCGGCGGGTGCCACAAGGGCATTGCCCTTCGCCTTCGGATCCTTGGTCACCGACAGCGTGCCAGCCAGCACCGGCAGTCGGAACGCTTCCACGCGGAAGCTGCCGCTGCTCAGCGTGCGCCCATCGCCATAGACCAGCGCCACATCGTAGACGCCAAGCTTGGCCGCCTGAGGCACCTGGAAGGCGTTCTCGGCACTGCGGCCACCCGTAGCCGTGTTGCGCCACGCCAGCGGCAGTTCATAGGTCTGGCCACTACCTTCGTGCGTGATGACCATCTTGTCCGGCATCGCGGCAGGCAGCGCGAATCCCTGTGCGGTCTCCGTGCGGATCAGGTGCTTCATCGACACCGTTTCGCCCACGCGCAGCAGCGTGCGATCGAAGATCGTATGCGCGCGCACGGTCTGGTTCGGGCTCAGGTCGGTCGGCACGTTGAAGCGCCACGTTTCGATGCCACGATTCCAGTCGGACATCACGAACGCCATATCGGCCTTGCCGCGCGCTTGTGGATGGTCCGCCGCAATGCGCGCGGAGACGAAGTAGCCGTCCATGCCGTTCGCGCAATCCTTGTAGCGGCGATCGGGCAGCTTTGCGAAGCGAACGACGCCGGTGGCATCGGTCGCGCCTTCGCCCAGCAACTCACCATCGCAGCTACGCACGGCCACCTTCGCATTGGCCACGGGCTTGCCGTCATCCAGCGATGTGACCCACGCCAGACCGCTCATGTCGCCATCGGCCAGGCCACGCGCGAGCTTGAAATGCACACCGAGGTTGGTCACCAGTACCGCC is part of the Cupriavidus metallidurans CH34 genome and harbors:
- a CDS encoding alpha-2-macroglobulin family protein — protein: MMSKIVTAVGTAAAGLVLGAVLWAPMASAAQITRFSPEGVVPQVRQVAIRFDEAMVPMGDLKAAPPAAVSCTGGSVGGSGRWVNATNWVYDFERDLPPGVRCSVRMSAGLKSVAGKTYAGKPEYRFETGGPFVISARPSGGQIEEDQVFVLRFNGAATAGSIREHAWCQAEGLGERIPVRLLTGKERDGVIEAVRWNDIVKQNPEAVHLLACQQRLPAGARMQLVLDAGISTPSGLATTAPRRFDYQVREPFAAGFTCERERAEAPCTPLRPLVVTFTAPVPRKLAEHIVLKTPSGPRAPKFDSDDARDAPVSSVTFPGPFPEKASLTIEAPKDLKDESGRSLSNADLFPIKLTTAALPPLAKFAAAPFGVVERFADVPRGKSPADYPPLLPVTLRNVEADLPALSARAEAGTVARLKVDDDGAILRWFGMVKRMHENSWTRQELDAIRAGKSPSEARSPRNAPSIETRSVSLLEGVSGAKTLAIPKSNDTSPRPFEVVGIPLPEPGFHVVEIASPMLGEALLGRKAPMYVRTAVLVTNLGVHFKLARGLADGDMSGLAWVTSLDDGKPVANAKVAVRSCDGELLGEGATDATGVVRFAKLPDRRYKDCANGMDGYFVSARIAADHPQARGKADMAFVMSDWNRGIETWRFNVPTDLSPNQTVRAHTIFDRTLLRVGETVSMKHLIRTETAQGFALPAAMPDKMVITHEGSGQTYELPLAWRNTATGGRSAENAFQVPQAAKLGVYDVALVYGDGRTLSSGSFRVEAFRLPVLAGTLSVTKDPKAKGNALVAPAEVPVGVEIHYTNGGGAAGLPVSVSALMRNKYVNFADYDDFSFNAPRPQQQQSASGDEEEDQEGESSRDEAEKLVADKLPLTLDKDGNGKVTIKKLPKVNVPGDLVLEAGFADPNGEIQTLRQTVPLWPSAVVAGIRAANWVSVSQKLAVYGVVLDTQGKPIADTPVQVKASARITTSARKRVVGGFYRYDNRSETKDLGVVCETRTDAQGRARCEVALSQAGEVELVANARDGDGRVTQAATTVWVTRQGELWFGGENHDRMDVLPEKKAYAPGDTAVFQVRMPFRRATALVAIEREGILDTEVVELNGTDPTIKLKVKPEWGPNVYVSVLSIRGRLREVPWYSFFTWGWRQPLDWWHAFRSEGKEYVAPSPLVDLSKPAFRLGLAEIRVGNEAHRLDVTVTPDKATYPVRGKAHVVVQVKLPDGKPAANGEVALAAVDQSLLELMPNTSWNLLDAMLQRRSYGVETSTAQMEIIGRRHYGRKAVAAGGGGGKSPTRELFDTLLLWNPRVQLDAEGKAALDVPLNDSLTSFRIVAVADLGAGRFGSGSASIAATQDLQMIAGLPLLVREDDKYRAMFTLRNTTQRAMTVEATARATLVDAQTLPAQTVQIPAGEAREIGWDITAPALLAFSRGGSILWEVGATEKGTGTASDKLKVSQQIVPAIPVTVQQAVLAQLTPNASMPVQAPAGALADPKGQVRGGMQVSLQSSLAGGMPGVREWFRNYPFTCLEQRSSKALGLGDAAAWDALMVQLPSYLDSNGLAAYFPLRSDGSYGSEVLTAYLLSISDEAARAGLPMRVPDALRDQMERGLTAFVEGRITPPRWAPSSATMDLDVRKLAALDALSRTGHAQARMLGSIQILPEQWPTSALIDWLGILSRVQDIPQRDKRMAEATQLLRSRLTVQGTRLVFSTERTDNWWWLMSGGDVNAAKLLALATQLPDWKGDVPELVTGLLGRQTRGAWMTTTANAWGVLAIQRYAQVYEKTPVAGAARVALGDASRTFEWSKATQKDGVASGMVELPWPAKTSTAPATLQVEQQGSGRPWATVRALAAVPPTEPVSAGYRVRRTVTPVDQAVAGKWSRGDTYRVKLDIDAQADMTWVVVSDPVPTGATILGSGLGRDSEIATRDEKKSWSAFTERTPAVYREYFGYVPKGALSVEYTVRLNNAGEFTLPPTRVEALYAPDVFGETPNAKMTVGAKP